From the genome of Oceanidesulfovibrio indonesiensis, one region includes:
- a CDS encoding fumarate reductase iron-sulfur subunit, which yields MARTLTFKVFRYNPQDPADAPHMDTFVLDETESMTLFIALNRIREEQDASLQFDFCCRAGVCGSCAMVVNGRPTLACHTKTADYPSEITLLPLPFFKLVGDLSVDTGTWFREMYQRVESWIHTDLDFDPNEQEERMENDVANAIYELDRCIECGCCVAACGTARMRQDFLGAVSLNRLARFIIDPRDKRTDAEYFEVIGNDQGIFGCMGLLACEDVCPKELPLQDQLGYLRRKAALTAIGRKGPKNPQLP from the coding sequence ATGGCCAGAACGCTCACATTCAAAGTCTTCCGCTACAACCCGCAGGACCCTGCCGATGCGCCGCACATGGACACCTTCGTTTTGGACGAAACCGAGTCCATGACCCTGTTCATCGCGCTCAACCGCATTCGTGAGGAACAGGACGCATCCCTGCAGTTCGACTTCTGCTGCCGCGCCGGCGTGTGCGGCTCCTGCGCCATGGTCGTCAACGGCCGGCCCACCCTGGCCTGCCACACCAAGACCGCCGACTACCCTTCGGAGATCACCCTGCTGCCGCTGCCGTTCTTCAAGTTGGTGGGCGACCTTTCCGTAGACACCGGCACCTGGTTCCGCGAGATGTACCAGCGCGTGGAGTCCTGGATTCACACGGACCTGGACTTCGACCCGAATGAGCAGGAAGAGCGCATGGAAAACGACGTGGCCAACGCCATCTACGAGCTGGACCGCTGCATCGAATGCGGCTGCTGCGTGGCGGCCTGCGGCACGGCCCGCATGCGCCAGGACTTCCTCGGCGCCGTCTCGCTGAATCGTCTTGCCCGTTTCATCATCGACCCGCGCGACAAACGGACCGACGCCGAGTATTTCGAGGTCATCGGCAATGACCAGGGCATCTTCGGCTGCATGGGCCTGCTCGCCTGCGAGGACGTCTGCCCCAAGGAGCTGCCCCTGCAGGATCAGCTCGGCTACCTGCGCCGCAAGGCGGCCCTCACAGCCATTGGCCGCAAGGGTCCCAAGAACCCGCAACTTCCTTAG
- a CDS encoding succinate dehydrogenase/fumarate reductase cytochrome b subunit: MAHTAMDSAMPAKVSSKTAAYMDWAQMLTGAFLILFMWSHMILVSSVIIGPGAMNAIADFFERNGLAQVGGPIIGFLFLVHFVLAARKVPFRLDQQKVFVKHSRMLHHGDTWLWVIQAVSAMIILIMGAAHMWVVLTDLPITAAKSAARIQHWPWLLFYLVLLPLVELHVSIGFYRIGVKWGFIKRGNRSNGKKIERGLLIAFLVIGFVTLIRFLTLSPAAG, translated from the coding sequence ATGGCTCACACAGCGATGGACAGCGCCATGCCTGCGAAGGTATCGAGCAAGACTGCGGCCTATATGGATTGGGCCCAGATGCTCACCGGCGCCTTTCTCATCCTCTTCATGTGGTCCCACATGATCCTCGTCTCGAGCGTGATCATCGGCCCTGGCGCAATGAACGCCATCGCCGATTTCTTCGAACGGAACGGTCTCGCTCAGGTCGGCGGCCCTATCATCGGGTTCCTTTTCCTCGTCCACTTCGTCCTCGCTGCTCGCAAGGTGCCATTCCGGCTCGACCAGCAGAAAGTCTTCGTCAAGCACTCGCGCATGCTGCACCATGGGGATACTTGGCTGTGGGTCATCCAGGCCGTCTCCGCAATGATCATCCTCATCATGGGCGCCGCGCACATGTGGGTCGTGCTTACGGACCTGCCCATCACCGCCGCCAAGAGCGCCGCGCGCATCCAGCACTGGCCCTGGCTCCTGTTTTACCTTGTTCTGCTGCCTCTCGTGGAACTGCACGTCTCCATCGGATTCTACCGCATCGGCGTGAAGTGGGGGTTCATCAAACGCGGCAATCGGTCCAACGGCAAGAAGATCGAGCGCGGGCTGCTCATCGCTTTCCTGGTCATCGGCTTCGTCACGCTGATCCGCTTCCTCACCCTCTCGCCGGCCGCTGGCTAA
- a CDS encoding fumarate reductase flavoprotein subunit, whose protein sequence is MLTLYTDLLCIGAGLAGERCAVEAAGAGFEVICLSLVPARRSHSCCAQGGMQAALGNCAMGEGDCPDVHFQDTVKGSDWGCDQDVAWLFAETAPVEMRRLAHWGVPWNRVEPGVHTYYKGGKPFEKEELEENRGLIHARAFGGTAKWRTCYASDGTGHSVLYTMDNRAAQLGVQVHDRTEVISLIHDGENCLGAVARSLRTGELVVYLARATLIASGGFGRIYRNSTNAVINDGGAHIAALDTGMVPLGNMEAVQFHPTGIVPTDILVTEGCRGDGGTLLDKDLHRFMPDYEPEKAELASRDVVSRRMTEHMRKGKGVSTPYGDHLWLDIRHLGEKHIRTKLREVDEICQYFLGIDPVNALIPVRPTQHYSMGGVRTNRDGHAYGLTGLFSAGEAACWDMHGFNRLGGNSLAETVVAGGIVGQKIVEYLKGSEVSFPTGVVRDQVARDQERIEALINGENGSENVFDVREAMFDVLEYAAGIYRNGDDLERGVGELQEIHERANRIGLKTSGVGANPELALALKMPGMVRLALCVTYGALLRTESRGSHTREDFPERNDRDWLSRTLATWKDGASLPNLTYEEASPVYTIPPGERGYGGGKIIPRDAAKEEK, encoded by the coding sequence ATGCTGACACTCTACACCGATCTGCTGTGCATCGGCGCGGGTCTGGCCGGCGAACGCTGCGCCGTGGAGGCCGCCGGCGCCGGGTTCGAGGTCATCTGCCTCTCCCTGGTTCCCGCCCGTCGCTCCCACTCCTGCTGCGCCCAGGGCGGCATGCAGGCTGCCCTCGGCAACTGCGCCATGGGCGAAGGCGACTGCCCGGACGTCCATTTCCAGGACACCGTCAAAGGCTCGGACTGGGGCTGCGACCAGGATGTCGCCTGGCTCTTCGCCGAGACCGCGCCGGTGGAGATGCGCCGTCTTGCCCACTGGGGCGTGCCGTGGAACCGCGTCGAGCCCGGCGTGCACACCTACTACAAGGGCGGCAAGCCCTTTGAGAAGGAAGAGCTTGAGGAGAACCGCGGCCTCATCCACGCCCGCGCCTTCGGCGGCACGGCCAAGTGGCGCACCTGCTACGCTTCGGACGGCACCGGCCACTCAGTGCTCTACACCATGGACAACCGCGCCGCCCAGCTGGGCGTGCAGGTCCACGACCGCACCGAGGTCATCAGCCTGATCCACGACGGCGAAAACTGCCTGGGAGCCGTGGCCCGCTCCCTGCGCACCGGCGAGCTGGTCGTCTACCTGGCCCGCGCCACCCTCATCGCCTCGGGCGGATTCGGCCGCATCTACAGAAACTCCACCAACGCCGTCATCAACGACGGCGGCGCGCACATCGCGGCCCTGGACACCGGCATGGTGCCCCTGGGCAACATGGAGGCCGTCCAGTTCCACCCCACCGGCATCGTACCCACCGACATCCTGGTGACCGAAGGCTGCCGCGGCGACGGCGGAACTCTGCTGGACAAGGACCTCCACCGCTTCATGCCCGACTACGAGCCGGAGAAGGCCGAGCTAGCCTCCCGCGACGTGGTTTCCCGCCGGATGACCGAACACATGCGCAAGGGCAAGGGCGTTTCCACACCCTACGGCGACCACCTCTGGCTGGACATCCGCCACCTGGGCGAGAAGCACATCCGCACCAAGCTGCGCGAGGTGGACGAGATATGCCAATACTTCCTGGGAATCGACCCCGTAAACGCCCTCATTCCCGTACGCCCCACACAGCACTATTCCATGGGCGGCGTGCGCACCAACAGGGACGGCCACGCTTACGGCCTGACCGGCCTTTTCTCCGCCGGAGAGGCTGCCTGCTGGGACATGCACGGCTTCAACCGCCTGGGCGGCAACTCCCTGGCAGAGACCGTCGTTGCCGGCGGCATCGTTGGTCAGAAGATCGTCGAGTACCTCAAAGGCAGCGAAGTCAGCTTCCCTACAGGCGTGGTGCGTGACCAGGTGGCCAGGGACCAGGAACGCATCGAAGCGCTCATCAACGGCGAGAACGGCAGCGAGAACGTTTTTGACGTGCGCGAGGCCATGTTCGACGTGCTCGAATACGCGGCCGGCATATACCGCAACGGCGACGACCTGGAGCGCGGCGTGGGCGAGTTGCAGGAGATCCACGAGCGCGCCAACAGGATCGGCCTGAAGACCAGCGGCGTGGGCGCAAATCCGGAGCTGGCCCTGGCGCTGAAAATGCCCGGCATGGTCCGTCTCGCCCTGTGTGTGACCTACGGCGCGCTCTTGCGCACCGAAAGCCGCGGCTCACACACTCGCGAGGATTTCCCGGAGCGCAACGACCGCGACTGGCTCTCCCGCACCCTCGCCACGTGGAAGGATGGCGCATCCCTGCCCAACCTGACCTATGAGGAAGCCTCCCCTGTCTATACGATACCTCCTGGCGAACGCGGCTACGGAGGCGGCAAGATCATCCCCCGTGATGCAGCGAAAGAGGAAAAGTAG
- a CDS encoding Fe-S-containing hydro-lyase gives MAEYHLTTPLTDEDVTQLKSGDVVFISGTIYTARDAAHKRLVDALDRGEELPFDLKGAIVYYVGPTPPPPGRPIGSAGPTTSYRMDAYAPRLHSLGLKASIGKGRRNDEVKQALKDNTAVYFGATGGAGALLSQKIKAAEIVAYEDLGPEAIRALTVDEFPVTVINDSHGGELYVTAKR, from the coding sequence ATGGCCGAGTACCACCTCACCACCCCGCTTACGGACGAGGACGTGACGCAGCTCAAAAGCGGCGATGTCGTTTTCATCTCCGGCACCATCTACACCGCCCGCGATGCTGCGCACAAACGCCTTGTGGACGCTCTGGACCGCGGCGAGGAGCTGCCCTTCGACCTCAAGGGGGCCATTGTTTATTACGTTGGGCCCACCCCCCCGCCGCCCGGACGGCCCATCGGCTCGGCAGGCCCCACCACGAGCTACCGCATGGACGCCTACGCGCCGCGGCTCCACTCCCTGGGGCTCAAGGCATCCATCGGCAAGGGACGCCGCAACGACGAAGTCAAGCAGGCGCTGAAAGACAATACCGCCGTGTACTTCGGCGCCACCGGCGGCGCTGGCGCGCTGCTCTCGCAGAAGATCAAGGCGGCCGAAATCGTTGCGTACGAGGACCTCGGGCCCGAGGCCATCCGCGCACTCACCGTGGACGAGTTCCCTGTCACCGTGATCAACGACAGTCACGGCGGCGAGCTCTACGTGACGGCCAAGCGCTGA
- a CDS encoding fumarate hydratase produces the protein MRTIQRDTVVDAVAKLCIDANRYLPADVRRAFEAAQANEDNPVAREVFRQLLENADLAEESGLPLCQDTGLAVLFVEVGENLVVEGGIRDAINEGVRKGYAEGFLRKSACDPFTRANTGDNTPAIIHFDLVPGESLKISFMAKGGGSENMSRVTMLAPSQGFEGIKNFILDRVAEAGPNPCPPILVGIGIGGTFENAAILSKKALLRELDDTHPDPEIAAKENELLGLINDLGIGPMGLGGKTTCLAVKIAMAPVHLASLPLAVNIQCHSARHKEVTL, from the coding sequence ATGCGTACTATCCAGCGTGATACGGTCGTCGACGCCGTGGCCAAGCTGTGCATCGACGCCAACCGATACCTCCCGGCCGACGTTCGCCGCGCCTTCGAGGCGGCCCAGGCCAACGAGGACAACCCCGTGGCCAGGGAAGTGTTCCGCCAGCTTCTGGAGAACGCGGACCTGGCCGAGGAATCCGGCCTGCCCCTGTGCCAGGACACCGGCCTGGCCGTGCTCTTCGTGGAGGTGGGCGAAAACCTCGTGGTGGAAGGCGGCATTCGCGACGCCATCAATGAGGGCGTGCGCAAGGGCTATGCCGAGGGCTTCCTGCGCAAGTCCGCCTGCGACCCCTTCACCCGCGCCAACACCGGCGACAATACCCCGGCCATCATCCACTTCGACCTCGTGCCGGGCGAATCCCTGAAGATCTCCTTCATGGCCAAGGGCGGCGGCAGCGAAAACATGTCTCGCGTGACCATGCTCGCCCCCTCTCAGGGCTTTGAGGGCATCAAGAACTTCATCCTGGACCGCGTAGCCGAGGCAGGCCCCAACCCCTGCCCGCCAATCCTCGTTGGCATCGGCATCGGCGGCACCTTCGAGAACGCCGCCATCCTCTCCAAGAAGGCGCTGCTCCGCGAGCTGGACGATACCCACCCCGATCCTGAAATCGCAGCCAAGGAAAATGAGCTGCTCGGGCTGATTAACGATCTGGGCATCGGCCCCATGGGCCTGGGCGGCAAGACCACCTGCCTGGCCGTGAAGATCGCCATGGCTCCTGTCCACCTGGCCAGCCTTCCACTGGCCGTGAACATCCAGTGCCATTCCGCGCGGCACAAGGAGGTGACCCTCTGA
- the xth gene encoding exodeoxyribonuclease III: MAIWKFYSWNVNGYRAIWKKGFADWLADSDADAVFLQEIKTLPEQLDEESRHPVGYTGIWNPARVKKGYSGVAALHRKPPLSVSTGLPDERFQGEGRLVLLEYPAFYAVGVYFPNGQKDEERLRFKLEYYDAFLEYAETLRKSKPIVLCGDVNTAHTPIDLAHPDRNEKTSGFLPVEREWLDKFIARGWVDCFRMFNDGPGHYTWWAPWRNARERNVGWRIDYFFVTEDLANRVKDCWHATDVLGSDHCPVGLSIEVDD, translated from the coding sequence ATGGCCATCTGGAAATTCTACTCCTGGAACGTGAACGGCTACCGCGCCATCTGGAAAAAGGGCTTTGCCGACTGGCTCGCCGATTCGGATGCTGACGCGGTCTTTCTGCAGGAAATCAAGACATTGCCCGAACAGCTGGACGAGGAGTCGCGCCACCCGGTTGGCTACACCGGCATCTGGAATCCGGCGCGGGTCAAGAAAGGCTATTCTGGCGTGGCCGCGCTGCATCGCAAGCCGCCGCTTTCGGTCTCCACCGGGCTGCCGGACGAGCGGTTCCAGGGCGAGGGCCGGCTCGTGCTCCTGGAGTATCCGGCTTTCTACGCCGTAGGCGTCTACTTTCCCAACGGCCAGAAGGACGAGGAGCGACTCAGGTTCAAGCTGGAGTACTATGACGCCTTTCTGGAATATGCCGAAACTCTGCGGAAATCCAAGCCGATCGTTTTATGCGGAGACGTGAACACGGCGCATACGCCGATCGATCTGGCCCATCCGGACCGCAACGAAAAGACCTCCGGCTTTCTGCCGGTGGAGCGCGAGTGGCTGGACAAGTTCATCGCCCGGGGCTGGGTGGACTGCTTCCGGATGTTCAACGACGGCCCGGGCCATTACACGTGGTGGGCGCCGTGGCGCAACGCGCGCGAGCGCAACGTGGGGTGGCGCATCGACTACTTCTTCGTGACCGAGGACCTGGCCAACCGCGTGAAGGATTGTTGGCACGCCACAGACGTGCTGGGCTCGGACCACTGCCCGGTGGGCCTGTCCATCGAAGTCGACGACTGA